The Triticum aestivum cultivar Chinese Spring chromosome 7B, IWGSC CS RefSeq v2.1, whole genome shotgun sequence genome window below encodes:
- the LOC123160816 gene encoding myricetin 3-O-rhamnoside 1,2-glucosyltransferase UGT709G2-like, whose translation MAPAHVLVFPWPLQGHINSMLHFAAGLLDAGLHVTFVHTEHNLRRAHHAEAVATPRLRFVSLPDGLPVDHPRSVGDLKDVAKSLMTTGPAAYRALLASALSPAADGGFPALSCVVADGLLPFAIDVAEELGVPALAFRTASACSFLAYLSVPRLVELGEVPIPVGADLDEPVRSVPGMEDFLRRRDLPNSCRRRAKTDDVDPLLQILVGYTAHSCNARALIFNTAASLERSALAHIALHMRDVFAIGPLHAVSAAPAPAASLWREDDGCMAWLDGQADRSVVYVSLGSLAVISLEQFTEFLSGLVGSGYAFLWVLRPDMVGASQSAVLQEAVDAAGNGKARVVDWAPQRDVLRHRAVGCFLTHAGWNSTLEGITEGVPLVCWPFFADQHINSRFVGAVWGTGLDMKDVCERAVVEGMVRQAMESGQLRMSAQVLSQEVRRDVAEGGSSATEFQRLISFIKEFGKN comes from the coding sequence ATGGCGCCGGCGCACGTTCTGGTGTTCCCGTGGCCGCTGCAGGGCCACATCAACTCGATGCTTCATTTCGCCGCGGGGCTCCTCGACGCCGGTCTCCACGTCACATTCGTTCACACGGAGCACAATCTCCGCCGTGCTCACCACGCCGAGGCCGTCGCGACGCCACGCCTCCGCTTCGTGTCCTTGCCGGACGGCCTCCCCGTCGACCACCCCCGCTCCGTGGGCGACCTCAAGGATGTCGCCAAGTCACTGATGACGACGGGCCCTGCTGCGTACCGTGCGCTCCTCGCCTCGGCGCTGTCCCCCGCGGCCGACGGCGGGTTCCCAGCGCTGTCGTGCGTCGTGGCCGACGGTTTACTGCCGTTCGCCATCGATGTCGCGGAGGAGCTCGGCGTGCCGGCGCTCGCTTTCCGCACGGCGAGCGCGTGCAGCTTCTTGGCTTACCTCTCCGTGCCCAGGCTCGTGGAGCTCGGCGAGGTTCCCATCCCTGTAGGCGCCGACCTCGATGAGCCGGTCCGTAGCGTCCCGGGGATGGAGGATTTCCTGCGGCGACGAGATCTTCCAAACTCTTGCCGCCGTCGGGCCAAGACCGACGACGTCGACCCTTTGCTGCAGATTCTGGTGGGCTACACCGCTCACAGCTGCAATGCTCGGGCGCTCATATTCAACACGGCGGCGTCACTGGAGCGGTCGGCGCTCGCGCACATCGCGCTGCATATGCGCGACGTCTTCGCCATAGGCCCTCTCCACGCCGTctcggcggcgccggcgccggccgccagTTTGTGGCGCGAGGACGACGGGTGTATGGCGTGGCTGGACGGTCAGGCGGACCGGTCCGTGGTGTACGTGAGCTTGGGCAGCCTGGCCGTCATTTCGCTCGAGCAGTTCACCGAGTTCCTGTCCGGGCTTGTCGGCTCCGGCTACGCGTTCCTGTGGGTGCTCCGGCCGGACATGGTCGGGGCAAGCCAGAGCGCCGTCCTCCAGGAAGCCGTCGACGCGGCGGGGAACGGCAAGGCGCGTGTCGTGGACTGGGCGCCGCAGCGAGACGTGTTGAGACACCGCGCCGTGGGCTGCTTCCTGACTCACGCCGGGTGGAACTCGACGCTGGAGGGGATCACCGAGGGCGTACCGCTGGTGTGCTGGCCGTTCTTCGCGGACCAGCACATCAACAGCCGGTTCGTCGGCGCAGTATGGGGGACGGGGCTGGACATGAAGGACGTGTGCGAGAGGGCCGTCGTGGAGGGGATGGTGAGGCAGGCCATGGAGTCCGGCCAGCTAAGGATGTCGGCTCAAGTGCTGTCGCAGGAGGTGAGGCGGGACGTCGCGGAGGGAGGCTCGTCGGCGACGGAGTTCCAACGGCTTATCAGCTTCATCAAGGAGTTCGGCAAGAATTAA